Part of the Capsicum annuum cultivar UCD-10X-F1 chromosome 12, UCD10Xv1.1, whole genome shotgun sequence genome is shown below.
taatatatatataggtgATGAATAGATACAACATAATCATTAAGTATATGttagaaaattttaatattaaagtaTTTATAAATATATGAGGAGGTATATTCATTGCGGTTATATAAGattagataaaattaaaaaactatTACGTTTGGTAGAAGATGCAAATCACATACGTATTTCTTAGTGTCACTTGTCAAATCATGCATTACGATCGAAAGAGTTAGAATTAACGAAGTAAAATCTAAAGTGACACAAAAGGAAACTGTCCCGAGAAAAGCGACCTACAATCTCTTGAAATCGATATAGTTTCTTAGTGTCACTTGCCAAGTCATGACGAACGAAAGAGTTAGAATTAACGAAGTAAATCTAAAGTGACACAAAAGGAAATTGTCTCGAGAAAAACGACCTACGATCTCTTGAAATTGATATAGTTTCTTAGTGTCACTTGCCAAGTCATGCCGATCGAAAGAGTTAGAATTAATGAAGTAAAGCGACCTATAATCTCTTGAAATCGATATAGACCTAAAGATCattcagaaaaaataaatacatataagcGATAAAAATTAGCAAGCATTTAGCTTTATTTATGGTGATGAGTCTTTTAATCCTGTTCGAGCTTTATCTATCAGTATATGATACATAAATATTCATTCGTATAGTCGATTTCAACTTGCTCCAGATCAAATAAAACATAATTATTGTTTGTTATAATATTAGGTTATAGGTGTTCAAATTTTGCGGCTACTTTATCCTGCCTGGTCAAAAATGAAATAAACACAAAATAACATATTATAGACTATAGTTTTATATCCAAGAAAATTCTCAATTCCACACTGTAGAAAGagtatatctttgaaaaaaaagaatGTAGTAgtacaatcttttttttttcttcaaattctaTAAAAGATAGTTCGGCATATTAAAACTTTCGGTCAAAATCATACGAATAAGTTTTTTTGCATGTGGCTCGTCCGTGCTTTCCGAGGCGCTACTTGTGACTCAGCGTGGGAGAAGGGGGGAACTGCACACTTTCGTGTTTAGAGCGTTGTCCGAGTGAGTAGGCAACACCTAACAAGCAAAGCTTTCTTGAAGAGGCAACGCGGAATTCGAGGAAGGATCGGACCATAAAGATCTATTTACTCAATCTTACCTGCATTTCTTTTTTTCAAGACCGGAGTCAAGGCAGTTTGACCCGAGCAAGTATTGAGAGTGAGTGTCATAAAAAGTATGGAGATCAGTCATTCGACTTAGAAATCTCATCCAACTTCAGATAAAGGTAGGAAAGCTACAAATCAGTCTTAATTCCTGCATACTAAGATTCAGTTTCAAGTAATTAATCGTCTTTCGAATAATTGTATCATTAGAGAAGGAAACAAGACAACAGATAATTAATCGTCTAGCTAGCTAATTATCGAAGCAACTTAGAAGATCTTAATAATTTGATGCTAGTTTGGACCCATGGAAACTCGCAAGGTCGATATATCGAGCAGGCGTGCCACCCATTCCATATAATATAGGACCGGCGTGCCCTCAAAGGACAGATATAGAAAACAGATGTTATAATAAGTTCGAAttcaatatctttattttaagTATATATGTTGAAAGATTTACTAATTAATACTACAAACGAATGTAACAAACCATATATTATAAACAAATCAAAATGTGTAATAAACTCATTTTAATACTAAGAATATTagtttctttctaaaaaaataataataatagttgcATATTGCAACCTTCATAGGAATGTACATTGGTGACCCACAACAACACTAATGGTACATTATATTAGTGACTCCTACCTACCCAAATCAATACATAAAAAACTTATATCTTCACAACCATTATGACATTGCCACCATTCATTAGAGAAAAACGACAGTTCGGTATATTAAATTTTCGTTATGTATGAGATTATATTCAGAGAAGGATCGAGCCATCAGTCTACTATACGTAATCTTATTCTACATTTTGGCAAAAGGCTGTTTTCACAATTTGAACCCGATCCGTGACTTACTGATCGCATGAAATTGCCATCTTTCATTAGAGAAAAAGTACAACATACTAAATTTTTCGTTATGTATGAGATTCAGAGAAGGATCGAGCCATGAGTCGACTGTACGCAATCTTATTTAACATTTTtacaagaggttgtttccacgatttgaacccgtgacctcctgatcgcATGACATTGCCGTTATGACAGTGCCATCTATGATTAGAGAAAAAGTACAACATACTAAAGTTTTCGTTATGTATGAGATTCAGAGAAGGATCGAGCCATGAGTCTACTATACGTAGTCTTATTCTGCATTTTGGCAAGTAAACTGGTGACCTCCTGATCGCATGAAATTGATCTTTCATTAGAGAAAAAGTGCAGTTCGATGTAATAAAGTTTTCGTTATGTATGAAGTTCAGAGAAGACTCAGGCCATGGTCTATTATACACAGTTTTATTCTGCGTTTTGACAAGTTATTTTCACAATTTAAACTCATGACCTTCTGATCGTATGACATTGCCATCTTTCATTAGAGAAAAAGTACAACGTACTAAAGTTTTCGTTATGTATGGAATTCAGAGAAGGATTGGGCCATGAGTCTATTGTAAGCAATTTTATTTAACATTTTgacaagaggttgtttccacgaTTTGAATTCATAACCTTCTGATCGCATGACATTGCCATCTTTCATTAGAGAAAAATTACAGTTCGGTGTATTAAAATTTTCGTTATGTATGAGATTCAGAGAAGGATTGGGCCATGTGTCTACTGTACGCAGTCTTACTCTACATTTTGACAAGAGCCTATTTTCACGATTTGAACCTGTAACCTCCTGGTCGCACCACAATAactttaattcataatttttttcttatggttttgttAGGATGGAGTGGGTTGTGGGACAACCATCACCTGCCATAATAGGACATATATCAAATATCAGATTTTGTAGTTAGTATGGTCTTGGTACGTACTATATATTATATTAACAACCACTACAATATTCATTTGTGaccatcaatttttcttttcgAAAATAACATCTCTACGTCACCTCTGACTTAGGAACACAGACTGCATACACTCttatctttttcaaattctatcatGTGAAAATACactggatgtgttgttattgttgtttaacGATCAAAACTTCTTGTGATAGTAATTGTGAATATTCCTGCTAATATCTTTCATAATAATAAGGTAAGGTGTAGAATCGTCAAGCTTATTTCGGTTAAGTTAGGTTGGACATGTCGCGCTTGCATCGAGCGAACCATTATAACATAcagtacaataacaacaacaaacccagtatattcccacatagtggggtctgaggagggtaaaatgtacgtagtccataccactaccccgaaggagtagagaggttgtttccgatagacccccgactcaagacgaAGGACCGTAGACCAAAAGGCGagcaaaatgataaaataacagaGAAGCATCATCCACAAAAAAGAAGTGCAATTACCCAACCAAAGACCCTCCTCCCCCAAATCTAGCACTGCCAACCAAGCTACGCCTAGCCCTCCTACTTACAAACTACGATTCGACCACACACCTTAGCCCTCTAACTTAGTATTCTTCCTCCAAACCTTTCTATCGAGGGTCATGttctcagtaagctgtaactgttccatgtcacgtctaatcattCCTCTCCAGTACATCTTCGGTTTACCCCTAACCCGCTTGAAAccctccaaggccaacctctcacacctacgaactggggcatccatgccccttctcatcacgtggccaaaccatctcaacctcacttcccgcaacttatcctccaccgaagccactcccaacttctcccgaataatctcattcctgacTCTGTCAGTCCTCGTAAATCcgcacatccaacgcaacattctcatttctgccacctttaacttttggacgTGAGAATTCTTAACAGGCCAATACTCCGCCCCATATAACATGGCCGGCCGGACCGCAGCTCTATAGAATTTACCCTTAAGCTTGAGAGGCATTTTCTTATTGCATAAACTTCCCGAGGctagcctccatttcatccaacctgccccaatacggtgaaagacatcctcatcaatctctccattcccctggatcatagaccccaaatacttaaaactatccctcttacaaatcGTCTGCGACTCCATCTTCACTACCACGTcgtcctcttgcctcgagtcactaaacttgcactccaagtactccgtcttggtcctactcaacctgaatcctttagattccagggtttgtctccaaacctccaacttatcattgaCACCTCGGCGCAACTCATCAATCAAAattacatcatccgcaaaaagcatacaccaaggtacctctCCTTGTATattccgcgtcaacacatccatcaccaaggcaaataaaaacggactaagagtcgatccctggtgcaaccctgtcaagatcgAGGAATGGCCGGAGTCCCCTCCCACCGTCCGTACccgagtcttcgccccctcatacatgtTCTTAATTGAACGAATGTACGCCACTGGGATCCCTCTCGCCTCCAagtatctccaaagaacctccctagggaccttgtcatacgcctttttcaagtcgataaacaccatgtgcagatccctcttcctctctctatattGTTCTACCAGCttccgcactaggtgaattgcctcagtcttGAACAACCAGGCATAAACCAAAATTGATTCTCTGAAATAGGCACTATCTTCCCCAACCTCTGTTCCAGCACtctttcccaaatcttcatcatgtgactcaacaacttaataccacggtagttgttgcaactctgaatgtcccctttgttcttatataaagggatcatcgtgctccatctccacgcctcaGGCATCTTAGCGgtcttgaaaatgttgttaaacaaaTGGGTTAGCCACCTCAACCCTACTCCGCTatcaaacttccaaaaatccatcggaatctcatcgggccccgtcgccctgccccttcgcatcttgcgaatagccttaCAGAtttcctccaccttaaaacgCCGACAGTAGCCGAAATGTATTTCAACATACAGTAATTTTTATAACATAAAGTAATAAATGTATTTCCAATCGTATTCGCTCAATTCATTAATCAGTTGTTATCGTTGGcacaataatatttatatatatatttttgttagcATGGTTAAAGTGTCAAATTTAGATCGAAATTTTGAGAGACGCTACAAGATAAACAATATTCTTAGTTTCATGAATTTGATAGTTTtctttaaaaaagatatttatccTTACTACTCTAAAAAAACATACTCActccgtctcattttactcgtttcaatttatatttcacatgacatgactattttatcatagtacccctattaaatgatgtttacattttaatttgaagaaaaaataattaatactaagggtaaaaatattatcttatctttattaatgaaaaataacaagtaaaatgagaaattaaataagGAAATTTGAGACACGTAAAATACGAAGAAGGGAGTAtatgattattaatttttttcttttaaaggaATTGGAGGGAATGgagaaaaacataaataaattgaCACCGTCAAaacttttaatttgaaaaaataaaataaaaagacattCAACTAACCGTCcaagtcatatatatatttttttctttttgacttgatttaaacaatcaaaatcattaataaagtgaTCATAGTTAAGTcctacttcctccgtttcaaaataatttttatattttttttaaatcattattCGAATCTAAGTTAAATTAGATTAGTTAGatatttcaaaactaaatttagatatgtaaaaactaaatataaaatattaaaaaaattacatcataaaatattaattaaaaatcatatcatttgACTCTTAAGCAGAAATTGTACCTATTTATAATGCAGTTAACTCTACTTTCTCCATATCAAAATATttgttaagtttttattttacatgtctcaTCAAAAAAATACTACTCTCCGTTTCATTTTATATGACACTattctaaaataattaattttattacttgtctattttatgaaatcaatataattttgttatattttttcttttctaattctaCCCTTAGTATTAACTACTCtttccatttcaaaataattggtCTTTATTGACTAGACAttctcattaagaaaatatttattaagactttatttttatcaaattagccttaataattaactttaaaaatataaatttgagtatatatactttatatatttatctaATGATAAAGGTAatattggaagaatataataaaatttcgttgattttataaatgaaacaactaaattgaaataaatatttttagcaaaAATGCTAATTAAAACGAAACGAAGGGAGTAGTTAAAGATTAAATGTACTTAGCTTAATATTATAAAGACCAAAGCCAAAATTAAACAATAATTGGGGACCAAGATTATAATTATtccttataataataatttgtgtTAATAAATTGCTCATTTAAATTGCATCATT
Proteins encoded:
- the LOC124889778 gene encoding uncharacterized protein LOC124889778; this translates as ECKFSDSRQEDDVVVKMESQTICKRDSFKYLGSMIQGNGEIDEDVFHRIGAGWMKWRLASGSLCNKKMPLKLKGKFYRAAVRPAMLYGAEYWPVKNSHVQKLKVAEMRMLRWMCGFTRTDRVRNEIIREKLGVASVEDKLREVRLRWFGHVMRRGMDAPVRRCERLALEGFKRVRGKPKMYWRGMIRRDMEQLQLTENMTLDRKVWRKNTKLEG